A window from Drosophila nasuta strain 15112-1781.00 chromosome 3, ASM2355853v1, whole genome shotgun sequence encodes these proteins:
- the LOC132789726 gene encoding ceramide phosphoethanolamine synthase: MIGPSSQISKILLTLLFLLIIFYIFMDIELYLRVHNYAIDRNYHTNDSTAIFTTSSEPSNSPSDPSKTLKLPTVAKEPSYEETTWISCDINPLCHITVKAILLDHTNHYVFAPLATIFDNVVEISRSTFITPNMISFFHVGVACVSGKLVSSDSLGYRRLGVLLFQIRTFLDDLDGHVARVRKHIRGERSEIGTSGYYIDGLCDGLGCIALLLGMFFYLKNNPPRRGYSIIPMSESKSEPTTATMIPKMKATTRKVAKNVISFTGQLLLSSTAWNRYIAVYQNMLEREDISSSQYQCQNYVFKSTLFFCVAWMWRIVNVHALLHCVLLSIFCDKLWDFLRAIRYSGYIILLVAICLTEMHILEAQNYIFNSAACSNISL, from the coding sequence ATGATTGGGCCGAGTTCGCaaataagcaaaatattattaactctattgtttttgttgataatattttacatttttatggaTATTGAGCTCTATTTGCGAGTTCACAATTATGCTATCGATCGCAACTATCACACAAATGATTCGACAGCAATATTTACAACGTCGTCGGAGCCATCGAACTCACCTTCCGATCCGAGTAAAACCCTAAAGCTTCCCACCGTCGCAAAGGAGCCATCCTATGAGGAAACTACGTGGATATCGTGTGATATAAATCCACTATGTCATATAACCGTTAAAGCCATACTCTTGGATCACACCAATCATTATGTATTCGCACCATTGGCCACCATATTTGACAATGTGGTTGAGATCTCACGTTCCACGTTCATCACGCCCAACATGATATCCTTTTTCCACGTTGGAGTCGCTTGCGTATCGGGAAAACTGGTGTCATCCGATAGCTTAGGATACAGGCGCCTTGGAGTGCTACTCTTTCAGATCCGTACATTCTTGGATGACCTGGACGGGCATGTGGCACGCGTCAGGAAACACATTCGTGGTGAGCGATCTGAAATTGGAACATCAGGGTATTATATAGATGGTCTCTGCGATGGACTCGGTTGTATTGCGCTACTTTTGGGCATGTTTTTCTATCTAAAAAATAATCCACCACGTCGAGGTTACTCAATAATTCCAATGAGCGAATCCAAATCGGAGCCAACAACCGCAACAATGATTCCCAAAATGAAAGCTACCACACGCAAAGTGGCAAAAAATGTCATCAGCTTTACGGGTCAACTGTTGCTCAGCTCGACGGCCTGGAATCGTTACATTGCCGTTTACCAAAACATGTTGGAGCGAGAGGATATCAGTAGCAGTCAGTACCAGTGCCAGAATTATGTATTTAAGTCGACGCTATTTTTCTGCGTGGCATGGATGTGGCGTATTGTGAACGTACATGCCCTGCTCCATTGCGTACtgcttagtatattttgcgaCAAGTTGTGGGACTTCCTACGAGCGATTCGTTACAGtggatatattatattactagTTGCCATTTGCTTAACCGAAATGCACATACTGGAGGCccaaaactatatttttaattcagCAGCGTGTAGTAATATTTCACTGTGA
- the LOC132788836 gene encoding proteasome subunit beta type-5 codes for MALAEICKISNASYMKPSAWTSSEVEEDLNAFTSNLANPYTLAAPPFENPLENLNKIQANGEKTGIKINFDHGTTTLGFKYQGGVILAVDSRATGGQYIGSQTMKKIVEINQFLLGTLAGGAADCVYWDRVLAKECRLHELRNKERISVAAASKIMANIAHEYKGMGLSMGMMLAGYDKRGPGLYYVDSEGSRTPGNVFSVGSGSIYAFGVLDSGYHWDLKDTEAQELGRRAIYHATYRDAYSGGIVRVYHMTPNGWIKISETDCMELHYKYKEEKEAK; via the exons ATGGCATTAGCTGAGATTTGCAAAATTTCCAACGCTTCGTACATGAAGCCTTCTGCATGGACATCGTCCGAAGTTGAAGAAGATCTAAATGCATTCACAAGCAACCTCGCAAATCCTTATACTCTAGCTGCTCCTCCATTCGAAAAC CCTCTTGAGAATCTAAACAAAATCCAAGCGAATGGCGAAAAAACCGgcataaaaattaactttGATCACGGAACCACAACGTTGGGCTTTAAGTACCAAGGTGGTGTCATATTAGCTGTCGATTCACGTGCCACTGGTGGTCAATACATTGGATCccaaacaatgaaaaaaattgtggaaattaaTCAGTTCTTGCTGGGTACATTGGCTGGCGGTGCCGCTGACTGTGTCTACTGGGATCGTGTGTTGGCCAAAGAATGCCGCCTCCACGAGCTGCGCAACAAAGAGCGTATTTCGGTCGCTGCTGCCAGCAAGATCATGGCTAACATTGCTCACGAATACAAAGGTATGGGACTGAGTATGGGTATGATGCTGGCCGGCTATGACAAGCGCGGCCCAGGATTGTACTATGTGGATTCCGAAGGATCACGCACTCCAGGCAACGTATTCTCAGTTGGCAGTGGTTCTATTTATGCCTTTGGTGTTCTTGACTCTGGCTACCATTGGGACTTGAAGGACACTGAAGCCCAGGAGTTAGGTCGCCGTGCTATTTACCATGCCACCTACCGCGATGCTTACTCCGGAGGCATTGTGCGAGTTTATCACATGACGCCAAATGGTTGGATCAAAATATCCGAGACAGATTGCATGGAATTGCATTACAAATATAAAGAGGAGAAGGAGGCCAAGTAA
- the LOC132788837 gene encoding pre-mRNA-splicing factor Syf2, whose product MEQPKSAAEKLAERKARLLDLHKQRQEARTQNHQEVVAEDARKKLPSNWEARKRQAEWLLADDKARAEAESAGKDYERMKLLEVSAIDADRIEKKKQRKDNPDLGFSTYEAQTARQYNRLVKSMPPRDMTKYEKQKAELGEAFYGGPNTTLHLRTKDTPSAINNMVKDLDQQIERRKKYSRRRIYNDDADVDFINERNSKFNKKLDRFYGEHTAEIKQNLERGTAI is encoded by the coding sequence ATGGAACAGCCAAAATCTGCTGCAGAGAAATTGGCAGAACGAAAGGCACGCCTGTTAGACCTGCACAAACAACGCCAAGAGGCGCGCACCCAAAACCACCAGGAGGTCGTTGCAGAAGATGCACGCAAAAAATTGCCCAGCAACTGGGAAGCTCGTAAACGACAAGCAGAGTGGTTGCTGGCAGATGACAAAGCACGAGCAGAAGCGGAATCTGCTGGCAAGGATTACGAGCGCATGAAACTGCTGGAAGTATCTGCCATAGATGCTGATCGcatcgaaaagaaaaaacaacgGAAAGATAATCCCGATCTGGGCTTTTCAACATACGAAGcacagacagccagacaatACAATCGACTTGTTAAATCCATGCCACCTCGCGACATGACAAAGTACGAGAAACAGAAGGCTGAGCTGGGCGAAGCATTTTATGGCGGTCCAAATACAACACTTCATCTGCGCACAAAGGATACGCCGAGTGCTATAAACAATATGGTCAAGGATTTAGATCAGCAAATTGAGCGTAGAAAGAAATACTCTAGAAGGCGTATCTACAACGACGATGCCGATGTGGACTTCATAAACGAACGCAACTCTAAATTCAACAAGAAATTGGACCGTTTCTATGGCGAACATACGGCGGAGATCAAGCAGAATCTGGAGCGAGGAACGGCCATTTAA
- the LOC132788838 gene encoding uncharacterized protein LOC132788838, whose protein sequence is MQNFSAREKFLITNTLNCLPVLLQGRAVLIDLHNETSVAGIINIADGHMTCELADAVFIDRNGEQHAFDNFMVRNRMIRLLHLPADLDIRTELLQQQQKRSGRFKKTNTKRTFKQKRAEDRHKETLDHIIKQQNDNK, encoded by the coding sequence atgcAAAACTTCAGCGCGCGTGAAAAGTTTTTGATTACAAACACCTTGAACTGTTTGCCCGTTTTGCTCCAAGGACGCGCTGTGCTCATCGATCTGCACAATGAGACTTCGGTGGCGGGCATCATAAATATTGCCGACGGCCACATGACTTGCGAATTGGCAGACGCCGTCTTTATAGATCGCAATGGGGAACAGCACGCATTCGACAATTTTATGGTTCGAAATCGTATGATTCGTTTGCTACATTTGCCTGCGGATTTGGACATTAGAACGGaattgttgcagcagcagcaaaagcgaTCGGGCAGATTcaagaaaacaaatacaaagcGCACGTTCAAGCAAAAGCGAGCCGAAGATCGTCACAAGGAAACTCTGGATCACATTATAAAACAGCAAAACGATAATAAATAA